A genome region from Deltaproteobacteria bacterium includes the following:
- a CDS encoding phage Gp37/Gp68 family protein: MATFSSIEWTEQTWNPTTGCSKISPGCANCYAEIMARRLQAMGVPGYERGFEVTLQPHRLDEPLKRKKPTVYFVNSMSDLFHEDIPDDYINKVLNIMRNSPRHIFQVLTKRADRMAEFFNTYDAPSNAWIGVTVENKKDGLPRLELLKSVKASVRFLSVEPLLENLGVVDFGNIEWVIVGGESGNRARLMEKKWVLNIKVQCEKQGVPFFFKQWGTWGPDMVKRQKKKNGRKLQGKTWDAMPQLVMTGL, from the coding sequence ATGGCCACTTTTTCAAGTATAGAATGGACTGAACAGACATGGAACCCGACGACGGGATGCAGCAAGATATCTCCCGGTTGTGCCAATTGCTATGCCGAAATCATGGCAAGGCGACTACAGGCGATGGGTGTACCGGGGTATGAAAGGGGGTTCGAGGTAACCTTGCAGCCTCATCGTTTGGATGAACCGCTAAAGCGTAAAAAACCGACCGTCTATTTTGTTAACTCTATGAGCGATCTTTTTCATGAGGATATCCCGGATGACTACATTAATAAGGTTTTAAATATAATGCGGAACTCTCCACGTCATATTTTTCAGGTGTTGACCAAAAGGGCTGACAGGATGGCGGAGTTCTTCAATACTTACGATGCGCCTTCAAATGCCTGGATTGGTGTAACGGTGGAGAACAAAAAAGACGGTTTGCCACGCCTTGAACTTCTCAAATCTGTTAAGGCCTCTGTTCGTTTCCTTTCCGTTGAACCTCTTCTCGAAAACCTGGGTGTAGTTGATTTTGGAAATATCGAATGGGTGATTGTAGGTGGTGAATCGGGCAACAGGGCGAGGCTAATGGAAAAAAAGTGGGTCCTCAATATTAAGGTGCAGTGCGAAAAGCAGGGCGTGCCCTTTTTCTTTAAACAATGGGGGACTTGGGGCCCGGACATGGTTAAGAGGCAGAAGAAGAAGAATGGAAGAAAGTTGCAGGGAAAAACATGGGATGCTATGCCGCAGTTGGTAATGACAGGCCTCTAA
- a CDS encoding DUF4263 domain-containing protein translates to MAANYPPELSVEDIKVKIQATYANPNIGKTHQVVLKDGPRTYRIATIFEILDPAKGELHHLSLQLDSFDKTRVGWRTKPEKKICLDGENPDEINALSSFLNAVLSEQYPKKAGEFHVISKEQYKILSEITLLLPQLPGSRKLELFTALIGSLKDADIDIGDFVVTFQKTAPEAVKNIGIAARFVQYKDAFTHLKKLVEAPEIKEPEFQSHLKKNPWIFGSEYSELLDRRKWTRDQNFDFMLRRTVDGYLEIIEIKTAFSEPLFRYDSNHNSYYSSSKLSQVMGQTFGYIEEVERNRDSIIATDKLDPLKIRARIFIGRDGDENQQAALRTLNSHLHRVEVMTFDQLIRVAQRTLDIFQNEMKTDKEVTEDTCSDEEDFPF, encoded by the coding sequence ATGGCTGCAAACTATCCACCAGAGCTTTCCGTTGAGGATATAAAGGTTAAAATTCAGGCCACATATGCCAATCCGAATATTGGCAAAACTCATCAAGTAGTTCTTAAGGACGGTCCAAGAACATACCGTATAGCAACAATATTCGAAATACTTGACCCAGCAAAGGGAGAACTTCACCATCTATCCTTACAGCTTGATTCATTTGATAAGACTAGAGTAGGTTGGCGGACTAAGCCCGAAAAAAAAATCTGTCTTGATGGTGAAAATCCCGATGAAATTAATGCACTGTCTAGCTTCTTAAATGCCGTACTTTCAGAGCAATATCCAAAAAAGGCAGGGGAGTTTCATGTCATATCTAAGGAACAATATAAAATCTTATCTGAAATTACTTTATTATTGCCTCAGTTGCCAGGTTCTCGAAAACTCGAGTTGTTTACAGCGCTAATCGGGAGCTTAAAGGATGCTGATATAGACATCGGTGATTTTGTGGTGACCTTCCAGAAAACGGCACCTGAAGCTGTTAAAAATATTGGAATTGCGGCGAGGTTTGTACAGTATAAAGATGCCTTTACTCATCTAAAAAAATTGGTAGAAGCACCTGAAATTAAGGAGCCAGAATTTCAGAGTCACTTGAAGAAAAATCCATGGATATTTGGAAGTGAATACAGTGAACTTTTGGACAGACGCAAATGGACAAGAGACCAAAATTTTGATTTCATGCTGAGACGTACAGTTGATGGCTATCTGGAAATCATAGAGATTAAGACAGCTTTTTCGGAACCTCTGTTTAGGTATGACAGCAACCATAACAGTTACTATTCATCATCAAAATTGAGCCAGGTAATGGGGCAGACATTTGGCTACATTGAGGAGGTTGAACGAAATCGTGACTCAATAATTGCGACTGACAAGCTCGACCCATTAAAGATAAGGGCAAGAATATTTATTGGCAGAGATGGTGATGAGAATCAGCAAGCAGCATTGCGAACGCTTAACTCTCATCTGCATCGGGTCGAGGTGATGACCTTCGACCAGTTGATTCGCGTAGCTCAGAGGACGCTTGATATATTTCAAAATGAAATGAAAACTGACAAGGAAGTGACTGAAGATACTTGCTCCGATGAAGAAGACTTTCCTTTTTAA